The genomic DNA TATGTCTTACGCACAAGGCTTTGCTCAATTGCGCGTTGCCTCTAAAGAAAACAATTGGAACTTGCCGTTTGGCGAAATCGCTAAAATCTGGCGTGCAGGATGCATCATCCGCGCTCGCTTCTTGCAAAAGATTACAGATGCCTACGGACGTGACGAAGACTTGGCCAACCTCCTCTTGGATGAGTACTTCTTGGATGTCACAGCTAAGTACCAACAAGCGGTTCGCGAGGTAGTCTGCCTTGCTGTTCAAGCAGGCGTACCTGTACCAACCTTCTCAGCAGCGATCACCTACTTCGATAGCTACCGTGCTGAGAACTTGCCAGCAAACTTGATTCAGGCTCAACGGGACTACTTTGGTGCCCACACTTATGAGCGCAAAGATAAGGAAGGCATCTTCCATTACTCATGGTATGATGAAAAATAACCTATGGCCAAAAAGATTCTAATTGCAGGTAGAGAGCGTAACCTGTCTCACTTCGTTTCCATGGAATTGCAGAAGAAGGACTATCTCGTTGACTATGCTTCAACAGGAAAGGAAGCTCTCTTACTAGCACATGAAACGGACTTTGATTTGATATTGATGAGTTTTCAACTGTCGGACATGTCCAGCAAGGAACTGTCTAAAGAGTTGCTCAAACTCAAACCCGCTTCTGTTATCATCGTGGCTGTGGATAGTGCAGATGTTGCTGCCCATGGTCAGGACATATTGACCTATGCTGTTTCTTATGTTATCAAACCTTTCGTGATTAGTGATTTGGTTGAGCAAGTGACAGCCATCTTTCGCGGGCGGGATTTTATCGACGAAAATTGCAAACAGGTCAAGCTTCACGCGGCCTACCGTGATTTGAAAATTGATTTCCAAAACCGCACGGTGTCGCGCGGAGATGAGCTCATCAACCTAACCCGAAGGGAATATGATCTCTTGGCGACGCTGATGAACAGTCCTGAAACCATGAGCCGCGAACAGCTCTTGGATCGGGTTTGGAAATATGAGTCGGCAGCAGAAACAAATGTTGTGGACGTCTATATCCGTTACCTAAGAGGCAAGCTGGATCTGCCAGGGCAGGAGTCCTATATCAAGACTGTCCGTGGAGTTGGCTATGCCATGCGGGATTAAGCAAGAGAGATTGGCAAATGCCAGTCTTTCTTTTTTATCTGTCCTATGGTAGAATAAAAAAACAGTAATTGATTAAGGGAACTATCTATGAAATCAACATTTAAAGAAAAACTATTGCTGATTGCCTTTGCAGCCCTTGTGCTACTGGCTGTTCTGAATTATTCCTCTCTGCACGAGGGCTTACAAGTCGTTTTATCCAGTGTCCACTCTCTGTTTATCGGTGCCCTGATTGCCTTTATCCTTAATGTTCCGATGAAAAAGCTGGAAACTCTCTTTGAAAAAGTTTCTTTTTTAAACAAGGTGAAGCGTCCATTGGCCATCACCAGTGTTTTTATCTGCTTTATCTTGATTGTAACAGCTATTGTGGTGATTGTGCTGCCGACCTTGGTGGCAACAGTTGCTCAGCTGGTTAATGTCATCAGTGAAGAAATACCAAAATGGATTAAAAACCTCCAAGAAAGCGGCTTTTTGTCCAGCCAACTTGGAAGTCAGATCAATGAGTACTTATCTCAATTTACCAATATTTCCAATCTATCCAGCCTAGCTACCAACTTCCTTTACGGTCTGGTCAACAATGTTAGTGGCATTTTCTCAAATACCATGTCCCTGGTTATGGCTTTCTTCTTTACCATCAGTATTCTGGGCAGTAAGGAACACCTCCAAACCATGTCTCTAAAACTGCTCCATGCCTTTTTGCCTAAAAAGATTGTTGGCGTCCTTACCTATATCGGTGAAGTGATTGTGGATACCTATGATCGGTTCCTGATGAGCCAAATTGTGGAAGCTGTGATTATCGGCAGTCTGGTCTTTATTTCTTATTCACTATCTGGGATTCCTTATGCCAGCATGGCGGGGATTCTGTCAGGGGTTCTTTCCTTTGTGCCTTATATCGGCCCATTCACTGCCTGCATGATTAGTGCCCTCTTTGTGGCGGTGGAAAACCCTTGGCTGGCCCTCTGGTCGATTGTCCTTTTCCAAATCCTCCAGCTGATTGAAGGAAATATCATCTACCCACGGGTTGTAGGACAGTCTGTTGGTTTGCCGACCCTCTTTACCTTATCTGCAGCCCTTATCGGCGGAAACCTCTTTGGTCTTTTGGGGATGGTCTTTTTCACTCCAATCTTTGCGGTCATCTACCGCCTTGTTCGAGAGTGGGTCAATATCCGCCTCAAGGACAAACAGATTGTCATTGAAGAATAGCTAAAAAACCTGCCCAGTGCAGGTTTTTTGGATGCAGAAGTGGGGATGCCTGCCTTCTTCTGGTTTCTCCTTTCCAAGTGTGTTATACTGGACAGTATATACTAGATTCTGCCCGCTAGTTTGGCTGTTCTTGGGCGGAAGAAGGAATGGTGAACTTGTGAGAAAAATCGGAGTGACAGTTGCTGCTGCCTTGCAGGGCTTGATAGGTTATGGAGGCCGGTTCTTGTTTGGTCTTCTCTTTTTGTGCACGGTGGTTGTTCAGACCGTTTTGAGGCTGCCCAAGGGAGAGTGGGCTGATGTGTTGCCCAATACTGTTTGGTCCTTCTTGGTGTTGATTGGACTGCTTGCGGTGACTTACCTGAGTCGAGGTTGGCTAAAGCGTTTTAGCAATCGGCAGATTTTTATAGCAGGCTGCTTGCTCTATTTGCTGGCTGGACTCGGCTTGATTTTCTTCACAACAGATGTGACCCGCTATGACGCTGCGGCTGTATTTCGTTCGGCTGTGGAGATGAATGCAGGAGATTATCAGAGTTTAGAGGTGGGAGGCTATCTCTATCGTTATCCCCATCAACTCGGATTGGTTAGTTTTGAGCGCTTGGTTCTGACCATCATCCCCATACCAAATGCTACGGTGTTTTTTGTTCTCAATCTGGCTATGGTTCTTGGGATTAACTGGGCTAGTTGGCAGCTTGCCGACCGCTTGTTTGCCAATCGGTCTATCAGTCGCTATACCTTGTTGCTCTCCTTTGCTTTTTTGCCGCAGCTCTTTAATATCCTGTTTGTCTATGGTCTGATTTTTGGGCTCTTCTTTGCCAGCTTCGGTCTGCTCTTTCTGGTAGATTACCTGCACAAACAGAGGGTGAGAGATGCGGCTTGGGCGACCATTTTCTTGGTTGTATCCTACTGGATTCGCAATAACTACATCATCCTTCTGGTAGCAGTAGCACTGATTCTCTGCCTAGAATTTCTAAAAAAAGGAATCAAGCAGCACCTCTTGCTCCTTCTGGCTATCATCAGTTTAGCTTTTGGTCTGAACAAGGCAACAACAGCCTATTATAGCTCGGTCAGCGGCCAAGATTTGCAAGGAATGCCCAAGATTTCTTGGTTGGCCATGGGCTTACAGGATGTTCCAAACGACATCCGCCAACCCGGCTGGTACAATTATTATGTCCGCGATATTTACAAGGAAACAGACGGAGATTATGCTGCCATCGAAGCGGCGGCCAAAACCAGTCTTGCAGAAAGGCTGGCCGTCTTTGCCAAGGATCCACTCTATGCCCTAGATTTTTTCCGGATCAAGCTGCTAACCACCTGGACAGAAGCTAGTTTTGAGTCCATCTTTTCGGGCCCTAGTAAATGGCGGATGCAACCGCATAGGACGGACCTTCTCAAGGATCTCTATCAGGGAGGGAACTCCTATATCCTTCTGTACCAGTGGTTCCATCCGGTTCTGATGCTAATCTACGGAGGAGCTGCCCTCTTCCTCTGGCTCAGGAAACCAAAAGAAGAGGAGGTTATTCACCTCTACCCCTACCTCTTTTTAGCAGGCGGGCTGGTCTTCCACCTTTTGTGGGAAACCAAGAGCCAATATGTTTCTCCTCATGTCTACCTTCTGATTCCCTTTGCAGCAGCAGCCTATGTGATTTTTTGGGAAAAATGGCAGAGCAGAAAAGAGAAAACTTCCTCATAGTTTGCTCAGCAAGGAGCCTTTGCTTCTTGCTTTCTTTTATTCTCTTGCAAAATATGATACAATGAAGTGATAATGAGATAATGGAGAAAGAGTATGCGTTGCCCAAAATGTAATAGTTTGAAATCAAGTGTTGTGGATAGTCGCCAAGCAGAAGACGGCAACACCATTCGCCGTCGCAGAGAATGTGAACAATGCGGCCATCGGTTTACAACCTATGAGCGAGTAGAAGAAAAAACCCTAGTCGTTGTCAAGAAGGATGGCACCCGCGAACAATTTTCCCGCGAGAAAATCTTTAACGGCATCATCCGTTCTGCCCAAAAACGCCCTGTAACCAGCGCGGAAATCGAGGAAGTGGTCAACCGCATTGAGCAGCAGGTTCGCGCACAGAGTGACAGTGAAATTGAAAGCGATGTGATTGGCAATCTGGTTATGGAAGAACTAGCTGAGCTGGATGAAATTACCTATGTTCGTTTTGCCTCCGTTTACCGCTCCTTCAAGGACGTAGGTGAGTTGGAAAATTTGCTCAAACAAATTACCAAGGGCAGCAGACACAGAAGACAGGATTAGTAGATGAAACCAAACGATCTCTATTGTTATGTGAGAACCACCCCTTTTACAGCAGACTGGTCTAGCTTGAGTCAATGTTACCAGCCGATTATCGGTTTGGATGGCTTTGCACTCTACCATTACCTCCATGCATTTGTGGATTATGGACAGGGCCGTTATAAATTTAGCCGCATTCTCAACCACTTAGACTTTGGTATGCCCCGTCTTGAGCGGACTTTAGATGTGCTTGAAGCCGTGGATTTGTTGGAGCGCTACCAGATGGATGGTGCCTACGGTCTTCTCATCAAGCCGCCTTTGTCTACTCAGGCCTTTTTGCATAAGCCTCTGTATCGCCAACTATTGACCAAGAAGATTGGGGAGTCTGCTCTGGAACAGCTCAGACTGTTGCGACCGAATCAAGAGCAAAACATCACCAAACGCTTCTCAGATGTCTTCACGATTGAAGGGAAAGTGGAGGTGCAAGTGCAAGGTTCAGCAACCAGTGGCTTGGACTGGCAAGCTTTCAAATCCATGATGGCTCGGGATAAACTGCGTTTTCAGCAGGAAACCGATGATATGATTGCCTTGGAATATCTGGCCGAACAAGAAGGCTGGAACTGGTTGGAACTCTATCAGAAGGCCAAGGAAACAGCTCTTGACCAAATGATTTCAACCAAGCGCCTGGCCCAAAAAATCCAAGGGTATCACCAAGCTCCGAAAGGAAGTTTGACGGAGCGAGAAGCTGCTCTGGCTCGGGAAAGTAAGGCCATGACAGCCCTTGAATTTCTAGCCTTTCTCAAGGAAAGTCGCAAGGCGGCAGTGACTGCCTCGGAGCGCAAATGTTTGAAAGATATGGCGGTTCTGGGGCTTTTAGATGAAGTCATCAATGTCTTGGTTCTTTACAGTCTCAACAAGCTAGACTCGGCCAATCTCAATGAAAAGTATGCTCTCAAGTTAGCCAATGATTTTTCTTATAAGGGAATTGCCAGCGCAGAAGCAGCCATTCTTTATCTCAGAGAACAGCGAACAAGCAGTAAGCTCCAAAAACCTGCTCAGGAAGCTGTCAGCAATGTTCCAGAATGGAGCAAAAAAGAAGTCAAAACGAAAACCAGTGCCGAAGGAAAAGCCAAGATGGATGCTCTTCGGCGTCAAATGTTAGCCAATGAAAACAAAGGAGGTGGCTCATGAAATCCGTTCAAGACAAGTTGACCCAAGGTCACAAGAGTCGGAAGTCTTATCAGGAAGTCTATCAGGAAATACTGGCAGACGAGGATGTTGCGGCCTTCATTCGTCAAGAGGGGCTCAATCAGGATGAAATCAACCGCTCCATTTCCAAATTCTTTGAATTTGTTAGCCAGCGAGATAAATTTTTATCTAAGGATGCCTCCTATATCGCAGTTGGCTACCAACCGGTTCTTGTCATGAATCAAGGCTATGCGGACGTGTCCTATCTGGAAACCGCAGAGCTGGTTGAGCACCGCAGATTAGAAACTATAAAAAATCGCATCCAATTGATTAACCTGCCCGCCTCTCTCCGTCAGGTGACCATCGATGACTTGGATTTTGATGATGACTATCGCTTTGAAGTCTACAAGGCCTTGGATGATTTTGTAGAACAAGTCGGGCACAATAACAAAGGGCTTTACCTCTATGGTAATTTTGGGATAGGGAAGAGCTATCTGATGGCCTATTTGGCCCACCGTCTTTCTATTGCTCGTCAACTATCTACGACCATGCTGCACTACCCAACCTTTGTTGTGGACATTAAAAATGCCATTAAGGATGCTTCCGTCAAGGAAAAAATAGACCAGATTAAGACCGCGGAAGTCTTGGTTTTAGATGATATTGGGGCAGAACAGCACAGTCCGTGGGTTCGAGACGATGTCTTGCAGGTCATTCTCCAATACCGGATGCAGGAAAACCTGCCGACCTTCTTTACCTCCAATTTCTCTTTTGCCGATTTGGAGCGCCACTTTGCGGCAGGTCGGACAGGTGATGAAACCTGGCAGGCCAAGCGGGTCATGGAAAGAATTCGTTTCTTAGCCACTGAGATTCATTTGCAAGGAGTGAACCGCCGATGAACGAAACAATTGATTTGATGCTTGCGCACACCTCGGTTCGCCGTTTTACCGACCAACCCATTTCAGATGATGAGTTGAAAGCTATTATCAGTGCAGGACGTGCAGCTTCAAGCTGGAAGAATTTCCAGTCCTATTCGATTATCCTGGTCCAGTCCGAGGAGAAAAAACAGGCTCTTTATGACTTGGTTTCCCAACCTGCCATTTTGCAGGCTCAGGCCATTCTTGTCTTTGTTGGCGATCATAATCGTGCCAGCAAGGCAGCACAGCTCCACGAGATGCCTTTTGATGCCAAGGGAGTGGAAAATCTCCTGATTTCATCTGTGGATGCGGCTTTAGCTGGACAGAATGCCCTGCTTGCGGCAGAAAGTTTGGGCTATGGGGGTGTTTTTATCGGCATGATTCGCCATAAAGCAAGGCCCGTAGCAGAACTTTTCCAGTTGCCAGCCTACACCTATCCGATCTTTTGTATCGCCTTGGGAAAACCAGCAGAGCAACATCCTGTTAAGCCACGCTTGGCTGAGAAAGCTGTCGTATTTTCAGAAGTTTATCAAGAACAAGGGCCTGAGGCCATTCAGGCTTACGACCAAGTTCAAACAGACTACGCAGGCAGTCGTCAAACGGAAAAATGGTCCCAGCGCATGGTTGCACAATTTAGCCAGCCAGAGCAGCCTGAAACCAAGGCTTTGCTGGAAGAACATCAATTATTGTAATTAGAAAGAGAGTAGTATGGCTCTACCAACTATTGCCATCGTTGGCCGTCCCAACGTTGGAAAATCAACCCTATTTAATCGTATTGCAGGTGAGCGGATTTCGATTGTCGAAGATGTGGAAGGGGTGACCCGCGACCGCATTTATGCGACAGGTGAATGGCTTAACCGCAAGTTTTCACTTATTGATACGGGAGGAATCGATGATGTAGATGCCCCATTCATGGAACAGATCAAGCACCAGGCTGAAATCGCCATGGATGAAGCAGACGTCATCGTCTTTGTCGTATCTGGCAAAGAAGGAGTAACGGATGCCGATGAGTACGTTTCCCGCATCCTCTACAAGACCAATAAACCGGTCATTTTGGTGGTCAACAAGGTGGACAATCCTGAGATGCGCAACGACATCTATGATTTCTATTCACTGGGTCTAGGAGATCCCTACCCGGTGTCTTCAGTCCATGGTATTGGAACGGGGGATGTCCTTGATGCCATTGTAGACAACCTGCCGACAGCGGAAGCTAAGGAAAATCCTGACCTCATCAAGTTCAGTTTAATCGGTCGCCCTAATGTCGGCAAGTCCAGTCTTATCAATGCTATTTTGGGGGAGGAGCGCGTGATTGCCTCTCCGGTTGCAGGAACGACCCGTGATGCCATCGATACCCACTTTACCGACAGTACCGGTCAAGAATTTACTATGATCGATACGGCAGGGATGCGCAAGTCCGGTAAGGTCTATGAAAATACAGAGAAATACTCTGTCATGCGGGCCATGCGGGCTATTGATCGCTCTGATGTCGTTTTGATGGTCATCAATGCCGAAGAAGGCATTCGTGAGTACGACAAGCGGATTGCTGGATTTGCCCATGAAGCAGGAAAAGGGATTATCATCGTGGTCAATAAGTGGGATACTCTGGAAAAAGACAACCACACCATGAAAAAATGGGAAGATGATATTCGTGACCAGTTCCAGTACCTGTCTTATGCACCGATTATCTTTGTGTCCGCCTTGACCAAACAACGCCTTCACAAGTTGCCAGAAATGATTAAGACTATTAGCGAGAGTCAGAATACCCGCATACCATCAGCCGTTCTCAATGACGTCATCATGGATGCCATCGCCATCAATCCAACTCCAACGGACAAGGGCAAGCGACTCAAAATCTTCTACGCTACTCAGGTCGCAACCAAGCCACCGACCTTTGTGGTCTTTGTCAATGAAGAAGAACTCATGCACTTTTCTTACATGCGTTTCTTGGAAAATCAAATCCGCAAGGCCTTTGTCTTTGAAGGAACACCGATTCATTTGATTGCCAGAAAACGGAAATAGAGCCGGATTTGGGTTCTAAGGAGGAGATAGTGGTTATCCACCTCCTTTTCTTTGTAAACAAGTAAAAGACTGCTAAAATAAGACTTGGAGCCGTCATCACGGTCTGGAACTGATTTGAGTAGGCTGTGTTTGCCAGTGTTCGTAGGGATTATAAGAGGTTCGGGATGGAATGTATAGGTGAACTGATTGTTGAATATTTGACAGGGCTGGCTGATTTTGATGAAAAGAAGGTTCCTCCTTTTGGGCTGCGCTATTGGCTTGGTTGGTTAGGGATTTTCATCAATCTTTTAATGCTTGCTCTGCTTGTTTTTGTGCTTGTATTCTCTGTTATTGCTTTCTTGAAAATGAAGTCTCAGTCTACGGTGCTTGTGACCTTCTTTCTGTTGCCCGTTGTTCTCTTTTGGCTTTGGAAGACAGGAAGTCTGATTAGGAAAATGTGGCGCCTGACACGTTATTATAAACCGATTGATTCAGAACATCAGTAAAAAGTAGGATTTTGTCTGAGAGCAAAACCTACTATTTTTTGTTTTTTTGAAAGGGTAAGGCTTCAGTATCCTCCCTATTTTTGGAGCATGCCAAGAGCTACTAAACCGAGCAGGAACACCTATAAGTTTTTAGGCGAAAATCTTTTTTTCTCACTAGGATTATGCTATAATGGAGAGATAAGATTAAGGAGATAGTATGGGTAGATTGATGCCAGGGCGGATTCGCCAGGAAGGGATTGACCTCTACGATAGAGGACAGCTACAAGTAGAGAAGGTGGAAGACCGCCGACTCTATCTCAAGATAGGAGAGGCAACGTTTTGTTATGCCATAGAGGATGAAGCTTTAGATTGTTCTTGCCCTCTATTTGGACAGAAAGGCTATTGCCAGCACTTGGCAGCCACTGAGTATTTTTTGAAAAATGATGCCAAAGGGATAGAACTGGTTCAGACCTTACAGGATGAGGGGGCCATTCATCAGGAAGTGACTAGACGAACCTATTTTGGGGGACTTTTTTTAGATGATTTGCTCAGTCCTGATACAGCAGCAGGGCTTCGCTACCAACTATCGGTTGAAGGGCAGCTTCTGCCCTTTGACAGCAATATTGATTGGACCTTGAAAATCAGACGGCTGCCGGATGATCGTTCCTACATCATCCGTGACATCGGGGCCTTTTTAAAGCTGGTTAAAAAAAGCGAGTATTACCAAATTGGTAAAAACTACTATGAGGTTGTCAATTTTGACAATTTTGACGCAGCCAGTCAGGAGCTTTTGGAGTTTCTCTTTCGGCTTGTACCTGAAAAACCATCCC from Streptococcus oriscaviae includes the following:
- a CDS encoding response regulator transcription factor — its product is MAKKILIAGRERNLSHFVSMELQKKDYLVDYASTGKEALLLAHETDFDLILMSFQLSDMSSKELSKELLKLKPASVIIVAVDSADVAAHGQDILTYAVSYVIKPFVISDLVEQVTAIFRGRDFIDENCKQVKLHAAYRDLKIDFQNRTVSRGDELINLTRREYDLLATLMNSPETMSREQLLDRVWKYESAAETNVVDVYIRYLRGKLDLPGQESYIKTVRGVGYAMRD
- the nrdR gene encoding transcriptional regulator NrdR — its product is MRCPKCNSLKSSVVDSRQAEDGNTIRRRRECEQCGHRFTTYERVEEKTLVVVKKDGTREQFSREKIFNGIIRSAQKRPVTSAEIEEVVNRIEQQVRAQSDSEIESDVIGNLVMEELAELDEITYVRFASVYRSFKDVGELENLLKQITKGSRHRRQD
- a CDS encoding replication initiation/membrane attachment protein, translated to MKPNDLYCYVRTTPFTADWSSLSQCYQPIIGLDGFALYHYLHAFVDYGQGRYKFSRILNHLDFGMPRLERTLDVLEAVDLLERYQMDGAYGLLIKPPLSTQAFLHKPLYRQLLTKKIGESALEQLRLLRPNQEQNITKRFSDVFTIEGKVEVQVQGSATSGLDWQAFKSMMARDKLRFQQETDDMIALEYLAEQEGWNWLELYQKAKETALDQMISTKRLAQKIQGYHQAPKGSLTEREAALARESKAMTALEFLAFLKESRKAAVTASERKCLKDMAVLGLLDEVINVLVLYSLNKLDSANLNEKYALKLANDFSYKGIASAEAAILYLREQRTSSKLQKPAQEAVSNVPEWSKKEVKTKTSAEGKAKMDALRRQMLANENKGGGS
- a CDS encoding AI-2E family transporter, with protein sequence MKSTFKEKLLLIAFAALVLLAVLNYSSLHEGLQVVLSSVHSLFIGALIAFILNVPMKKLETLFEKVSFLNKVKRPLAITSVFICFILIVTAIVVIVLPTLVATVAQLVNVISEEIPKWIKNLQESGFLSSQLGSQINEYLSQFTNISNLSSLATNFLYGLVNNVSGIFSNTMSLVMAFFFTISILGSKEHLQTMSLKLLHAFLPKKIVGVLTYIGEVIVDTYDRFLMSQIVEAVIIGSLVFISYSLSGIPYASMAGILSGVLSFVPYIGPFTACMISALFVAVENPWLALWSIVLFQILQLIEGNIIYPRVVGQSVGLPTLFTLSAALIGGNLFGLLGMVFFTPIFAVIYRLVREWVNIRLKDKQIVIEE
- a CDS encoding nitroreductase family protein, translating into MNETIDLMLAHTSVRRFTDQPISDDELKAIISAGRAASSWKNFQSYSIILVQSEEKKQALYDLVSQPAILQAQAILVFVGDHNRASKAAQLHEMPFDAKGVENLLISSVDAALAGQNALLAAESLGYGGVFIGMIRHKARPVAELFQLPAYTYPIFCIALGKPAEQHPVKPRLAEKAVVFSEVYQEQGPEAIQAYDQVQTDYAGSRQTEKWSQRMVAQFSQPEQPETKALLEEHQLL
- the dnaI gene encoding primosomal protein DnaI, whose translation is MKSVQDKLTQGHKSRKSYQEVYQEILADEDVAAFIRQEGLNQDEINRSISKFFEFVSQRDKFLSKDASYIAVGYQPVLVMNQGYADVSYLETAELVEHRRLETIKNRIQLINLPASLRQVTIDDLDFDDDYRFEVYKALDDFVEQVGHNNKGLYLYGNFGIGKSYLMAYLAHRLSIARQLSTTMLHYPTFVVDIKNAIKDASVKEKIDQIKTAEVLVLDDIGAEQHSPWVRDDVLQVILQYRMQENLPTFFTSNFSFADLERHFAAGRTGDETWQAKRVMERIRFLATEIHLQGVNRR
- the der gene encoding ribosome biogenesis GTPase Der, which gives rise to MALPTIAIVGRPNVGKSTLFNRIAGERISIVEDVEGVTRDRIYATGEWLNRKFSLIDTGGIDDVDAPFMEQIKHQAEIAMDEADVIVFVVSGKEGVTDADEYVSRILYKTNKPVILVVNKVDNPEMRNDIYDFYSLGLGDPYPVSSVHGIGTGDVLDAIVDNLPTAEAKENPDLIKFSLIGRPNVGKSSLINAILGEERVIASPVAGTTRDAIDTHFTDSTGQEFTMIDTAGMRKSGKVYENTEKYSVMRAMRAIDRSDVVLMVINAEEGIREYDKRIAGFAHEAGKGIIIVVNKWDTLEKDNHTMKKWEDDIRDQFQYLSYAPIIFVSALTKQRLHKLPEMIKTISESQNTRIPSAVLNDVIMDAIAINPTPTDKGKRLKIFYATQVATKPPTFVVFVNEEELMHFSYMRFLENQIRKAFVFEGTPIHLIARKRK